A region of the Ptychodera flava strain L36383 chromosome 22, AS_Pfla_20210202, whole genome shotgun sequence genome:
CTGATATGTGTAGGGCTGATATGTACATAGGGCTGATATGTATAGGGCTGATATGTACATAGGGCTAAGAGCTGGTATTTTTTACAGGGCTGACATGTATATTGGGCTGACTTTATTCCAAAAGTGACACAGAGTTTAGAAATTGTTAGAAATATTGTTTGTTTCTTAAGTAGATATATGAAACAATTTCTGACAGAAGATTACCTGCACATTGTGTATCACCATTGTTTGTCATTATTTAGTCAATCTTTCTATTCTGGTATTGTTGAAGGTGATTGTGATCTGCTTGAAGCAGACGTTTTATTGGACAAGTCTGGTATACCCATTATGGCCCATCCACCGGCAAAAGAGAGTGACATTACCCTGGACACATGGCTGGACAGAATTCTGAAGACAAACAAAGGGATAAAACTTGATTTTAAAGACACTGCAGCCCTGGAGCCATCGTTGAAAGTGTTGACCAAATACAAGGATCAACTGTCAGCCAACAGGCGCCCTCTGTGGCTGAATGCTGACATTGTGAAGGGGCCAAATGCAGATTGTGAACCAGTGAATGCCACCAAGTTTGTTGCAGTGTGCTGTGAAAATTTCCCGTCTGCAACTCTCTCTGTCGGATGGCGATGTAAATGGGACATCAGCACACAAGATCAAATATACACATGGCagatgatatttgatattttaaagtatgtCAACAATCTTCCACAAGATATCACTTTTGCTGTCTGTGCTGCCTGGCTGACAACATCCTTGGAACAATTCCTGTGGTTGCTGGGTGTGAAGAATTCTTTTACACTAACAATTTGGTCTCATTCTCATCACAGAGTTGACATGCAGGCACTGGTGTATCTTCGTCATCATGTTGAAAAAACAAGAATCTTCTACGACTTGCCAGAAACACAAATGCAAGACTTAGGCATGCCATTGAGAATTCAACATTCTCTGGACACTCTTTCCacagaaaatgaaaagtttCGACAAAGAATTGTGGGGAATCAGCTATTCAGATAACAATGTCGGTCTTGTGTACTTCAGTTCTGAAGGTATCGCTATCAGTGGTAGAAGTGAAAGATGGATATTGAAATCTGAAGGTGTACTTCGCCGATCAAAACAgcacaatatattttctgtttgtggtATAGGAAAGTTTTTAGCCACTGATACAGCGCTGGGTGAGGATTCCTGTCTAGTTTTGAACATTTGTTCATCTGGAAAGACAGATATGGAAATGTATGGTAGCATCAAAGTTAGTGTGAATAATCATGGCTACTACACCCTGTCAAGTCAGAAATCGACAAACACTGCAACATATATTGCGCCCTCTAGAGGCGAATTTCAATTCAAGATCAGTGTAGATTTGTTGAACTCACAAGTAGAGCTATTTGATGATTATGAAGCCCATGGTAATGACAGTCCAAAACTTCAGCTTTCTTTATCTAAATCTGTCCCAGAGCAGCATTGTATCAAGCTCCATAAAACCGGGTCTTGTGTTGTGCTTATCCATGATCTGTTTTTCCAACATAAGTAATTACGTAGGGTAGCCCTTTTCTTGAAATTAATTCAAGTTTTCCACTTTGAAGattgatttatatttttttcctgGAAAAAAGGTCATTCACAATTGTTGCAATCACACCGCATTGGTCTGTATagtataaatgaaaaaaaaaaaattccgattTATATGGACTGTCAGGTCAGTAAGTTTGTGAAAGTGTCATTTTCACtctaaaatatctgaaatgtcaTAGATATATGCTCAGCCATTACCTTTACATGTGCACAAAGAACTGGGTGCATATGCCTCATCTGAAAGCTTAAAGAGTGATTCAAGAGATGTTAGAGCACTAGCTCCATCATCATCGATGGGTAGTCATATTGGTGATACTGATGTTGTATACATATGGAAAAGCCATTATgagacaattttgtcaaaattcagtgtagaatttaaactttttattTCTCATAACAAGTTCTGTGATGACCGATGTGTAGCCAGAGGAAATTAATGATTAATTCAAAACCTTAAAACAGGTGTGTCTTCAGGTACTGATGGGATAACACATAGGTGTCTGAATTGAGCTCCTCCTAGAATCTGTgttcttttttccttttctttcacAGCCATTTAAATTTATGGTGTTGTCCCTAAACAACAATCGACCACAGTTTCAAAGGATCCATGTGCATGGTGACATTTTTTGTGACAAATCTTATTATCGCCTGGTTGTTACAACAGTAGCTATTGATACAACAGTTTCAAAACTGCTTTGAGAGAGTATGGCTAAATGGCTGCATGGATCTTCTGTTGACCACTGATCACCAGTTGGGGTTTAAACCATGAAAAATCTCAGAGTTTGCTGAGTAGATTTTATCTCTCAAGTAACCTGTAAGCAGTTACTGTTTTACCTGTATCATATCAGTGTTATCTTACAGTGCTTTGTGGAGTGCTTGGAgtaggcaattttttttattttgtgtgttgttTTGCTATGATTTTCTGTGAATCTGAAATGAAGAAtttataatgataataataataaaggtgTTGTAATTTTATATCAACAAATCTTTTCAATTCAGTTCTTTTTGTTAGACAAGAGCAAAATTAAGGTGGAATATGTCTTGACTGGGACAGAAATTCATGTTTTATGAACCACTGTGAGAGTTTCTACAATTGACTGTAGCATCAATGTTTACTGTTTGATTTGAGAAAGGCCACAAGTTTCTCAGTCAGGGTCGTAGCTGATGATAAACAGCCATCAAAATTAGAATTTGTGAATGAATCTCCACCCAGCAGGACCATGTAAGATGGAGTCTCCTTTACAACCAAAGCTCTTGGCTGACCTTTTACCCCCTTCAATACCTGAAACAGATTTTGGAGAGAAAGTAATTAAGAACGGcacaaaaaaatcttctttataTTTCTGACAAAGGTCAGAACAAACAATTGCTAAACACCAATTTTGAAAAGGGCTACTGcggatatttgaaatacatGCTATAATGTTAGAATACAGCGAAGCCCAGTTTGCTGAACATATGAACAGACAGCAAATGTTGTTGCTGATTCTCACATTCTTAATGAGATATGCAGCTCTTTTACCATTTAAGgaagttttgtgaaaaaacacTGCAATATCTCACCTGTGAATATTTCCATCTTAGACATTTAATATCGGCAGGTTCTGGCAAATCTGGAAAAATGTCCTTTAAATGCCTCATCACAAGTGGTTGGACTTCATATCTCCTGGTTTTCAAATATTCCTGTGCAAATGGTACACTGGTGTGGACAACCATTGAAGGACCAACTGAATCAGATTCTGTATTCAATAAAAAAGCTTCTATATAAGATTTCCTATACTTAATATGTTGTAATATTTCgatttacaaattaaaaatcCTTGAACTTCTGACAAGCCAAAACTTGTGTCACAAGAGAACCTAGACATAATTTCCACAACAAATTCATATGTTGTGAAGATTTGATGTCAAAGCAAAGATTAAAGTCACATCACTCAAACATCCACCTGACAACAGATCAACTGCATAAACAGAGAGCAATCGAATTAGAAAAGTCTTAGTTTCCATACAGTGCGAAGTGCATCAACTTACCCATCCCCCTCTTGCTTGCATCTAATGATATCCATCGTACGCAAGGATtactgttttcatattttccaacCCAAGGTACATTAAATTTTGTACCGGGTTTGAAATACAACCCAAGTGCATATCGTGATGAGTAATTCACTTCCTCCAGCGTAGTCTTCAACTCATCTGATTCATCTGGGATGTGGAATTAAGAATTGGGAAATTAATGACTATATTATTTTGCATCTGGTTTTCGTTGTCTAGTGAAACATAACAAGAGGCACATTGTCCACAGTATTGGAAGCTGCACAATGCAACAAATTTTAAACTTACCACCGCAGCAGCTAAACTCAGTGCCATACACTTTTGATTAGGTctaacatttttttgtttttcttaacTTCTGTTTGTATTAATGTTGATATGTCtggaatctctctctctccacttCTATTctagttttttttgttaaaagagcCATCTCCCCTATTGAAACTATTACAGATTTGACCAATGTATTGACAGGTCACTGTGATGTGTGTAATATCATAAATACATGGCAACAGTCTAATTTGTGATGAATGTGAATTAAAAATATCGAATGTTGACTGATAAGGGTAATTTTTGAAAGACTTATTTACCAAAAGTATGAATGAGAATCAATATAATATGATGTGGCAGGCTTTTCAATTAAATTTCCAAAAGGGAATTTAATATACTGCATTTGAATCCAATTCTATCAGCTATTTTTGGAGCTCCAAATTACATATTGctagatttcatcagaattttaacaaatttgacTTTAATATCCCATCTTTACGAACCTGTCAAAGCTATCTAGCCagcatttttgaagaaaatttttaccaaaaatatacaatatttcatattcttcacaatttgaacaaatctgactattAAAGATCATCCAAGTAAGctgtatacaaaatttaaaagaaattgatcAAGTGGTTTCTGAGAAGTTTTAACTGTTGACAGTTGATTGATGGATGGACAATTGTGATGTCATGAGGTCCACATCAcagacagcaaagctaaaaaggaTGTGACTTGAAAATTCAAGGCTTACTTTTCAAcctaacatcaaaatttgcataaatgaaataCAGACTTTACAGAATTAAGCAGTAATATGAATTTGCCATTGATTTCTGACTTACCAAGACTTTGCTTGATAATTCCATCCACCTGCAGTGCTTGTGGTACTGGTGCTGCTATAACGACAGCATCATATAACAAATCCTTGGAGCTGTCTACATTATCATTGCTGTCTGTCTCAGCTTTTAGGTAAGTCCTTCCATTTTCTTCCGTAACATCAACTCTTTTAACTATCTGATTATATCTTACATCAGCATCTGATGAAATAGACACCACTGTGAGGTTGTGACCTGATAATTATGAGTGGGTAGATCGAGGGACTGTCACGATGTGACAAATGAGGCCCCTCCATCATTCTCATCCTATTTCACAGTTTATTGTCTGCCATGAATATGTGGTTAATACAATGTGGTACCCAAGTTGTAATTATCCTAGTACTGTTGAAACAGCTGAAATGTACTTGTGTTTTATTGCATAGGAGTGATTGTTATCCCATTTATAGATATGACTGCTACCTTGCATAAGTACAGACCAATCAATTTTTGAATGTACATGGCATCATGCCCTTACATAGGGAAATGGTCTGGCAAAATGTGTGTTATCCATGACAATGCTCTAGCTGTTTAAGTGTAAAATATCACATCTGTGAATAATTGTGTAACTAAAGGCACCATATCTGACTTCATTGTTGGTCCACACCCAATGGTTGTTGCAAAGACCTGTTTACAAGGAATTGCGGTTGAACAGGTGAAATCTTAGATATGTAACAGACAAAATCAATTAATTTAAAAACACAATAGTAATGTTTCAGCTTAACTCTGATGCACAGgacaaaattttgttaaacctctctaagtattatatatatgtgagtTATGTTAAATTGATGCAGTGAAAGTGGTAGCAACAGTGATGTACCATAAGTGGACAAAACTTTTCAATACACACTATGAGAGTTTTGCAGAGGTATACTCTGTGTGTTCTATTCCAAATCCTAATGACTTCCCATCTTACTCATGATTAATGTGCAATTCTCTTTCCAATGAGGTAAGTAATACTCTCCATTTATACCAATAATGTTAAGCTCTTGCAACTTAGATCATTTCGTTAGTCCTTGTCAGCTACAACTCTCACCTGCTTGATCTAGAAAATACTTGACAACAGTGTTTGTTCCCAGAGGAGCCACATAATTGACGTAGTCCTCCTTGCATTGTCTCTCATTTTCAATCATCCCTGTTAGAGGTCTTACGATATTTCTTGAAAGTAACTCTTCATAAAAGCTGTGGCAAAAACAACATGATGGCATTCACTGATTATTGCAAAGAGATGtaaaattcaattgaaaaaaatctgggTACAATGTTTTGTCAAACCAGAATGTACATGGGTTTGAGACCATGGTTCAGACTGAGTGTGTATTTGTAAATGTTCAACATCTTGACTGATATGACAATACATACAATGTGGTAATGACATACGACAGATCATATACTGACGGTTTAATTGCTACAACCTCATTTAAATTTGGTATTAGACCATATTCTCAGTTGGCAAGAGACTTAACAAGATTTTGCAGCCAGGTTGAACATCTTATTTTGATGCAGACACTTCAGGCTTGTGGACTGCACTAAAAAGTTGGCAATTGCCATCTTTAGTGTACAGAGAACACTTCATACAAAACTCAACCTGGATGATTGGCATGCAAGCAGTGCATTCAATATCAAAGTCTTGACAATTCTTGTAATGAATGGGATTGCAGGACATGGCTCTATTGAGTGCTGAGTTCAGTTTTACCCTTCAACCTACCAGTAGTGAACTACAGTGGGTCAAAGTTGGAGGATTAATTTCCTTTGCATATGATACAGGAGTTTATTAGAACTTTATATTTGCTGAAATAAAGAGCATGAGTCTGGTGATGCAGTAtggtaataaatgtaaaactgTTGTGACGAATGTTGAAAGTAGTCCATTTGGTAAATTCTGTTCAACCACAGGGAACTCTGGCTccttgtttctttgtttctatGTTTGTCTATATGTTACATATGATTATTTCCAGGTACAATAAATAACCAATACAAAGTTGTATTTGTGTTTATGTTTGTCACTAAAGAGTGgtggttgtttgtttgtttgcaagtCAATTAATGACACTTTGACACATATGAAATAAAGCAATATAGCCTGCCTTTGCCATGAGGAGTATTCATTTGTGTCTACCACTCTCCTAAATTGGTGATATTTAGAGGGAGTGGTGGACACATGTGAGTTCTAATCACTCCTCATATGCGGGATTGTATTAGAAACGttttaaaagtattatttattgATTACActggtaaacaaacaaacatcaacaaacaccATTCTTTATTAAAAACATGAACACAACCACAACTTTTTATTGGTTCTTTATTGTATATGTAAATACTTACATGTAACAATTAaacaaacatgcataaacaaacaaacaaacaaacaataaagaGCCGGGTAGACAAAATTGAGGCATACTGGGCCCACACAGAACAATTTTACAGATGATCACAATCCTTAAGGTGGTCAACTTCCTTCATAAAACCAGGGAGGCCAAAATGTAAACGTGAGTTAATTTCAAGAAGATTATTCGATGTGTCTAATGTGTTTTTCAGGTAGACTGAGAAGAGTCCAAATTCATGATGTGTCCCCAGGCTAGGACAGCGTTTATCAGTGTACATGATTATTGATCATTTTCCGAGGTATCATTACATATCCTCACCTGGCATGTTTCAATCTGTAAGTTTCTGTCTGTGTGATATATTGTGCACCGATATCCACAGTGCACTTTGGGTCTCCTGGAGAACGACTTGTACTCATACGACCACCTGGAAAATATATGAAGAAAGTAGAGTTCTACCCTTCTAAtccagtggtgatgatgatggtgatgatgatgatgatgatgatgatgatggtgatgatgatcaGACACCTCTAGTGCATCAACAACATGGAATAATGGACGGTGCATCACACAAACATGTATTGCATGTGGATTGGTCAAACATGCAGAGACTGcaacagacatgccattatAGGTGCCAATGATGATATTACCATTAATACTATAATCCTCTAAAAACCATGACAACAGTACTTTACATGAGTTCTCATATCTTTTTCCCCCTGCAATACCCATCACAGCATTAAACTTTTAATATCCCTTGATACCAATGCACTAGGGatttgtcaatttctttgaCTTGGAGTTAatggattattttttttgtGGACATCAAAAGTGACAAACCTCCCTCACaaggtaaaaaaagaaaaaaaaaagtgtgTACCCACTTGGAGCGATATAATTAAGGtaaggaaaattgaaaattgtgtgAAATACATCCACTAATACTTTGTACTTTGAAGATTTCAAAGATTTCGTGACCCAAAAGTTTAATTCAACATTCAAAGGATTTATTTCTTGACAGATATGCAGATACAAGGTTTTGTTCTAATATGGCAAACATCTGCAAAGGATGataaaacaaacactaaattcaCTGCCCTGTGATTTaatatttgatcatttcaatGAAATGATGCTTTTCAGAGGGCTAATGTGCACCACTGCGGAAGACTGTATCCAATTAGTTGACTGAAATTCATTGttctttatgaattttttccAAACAGAGAATCGAGTACGGAATAGCACTGGTTTCAGACTCCTAGATTGCTGTCAGTAATCACAATCTACCATTCAGATCTAGCATTCTGAGCTAGGCCACACATTGCCAGGAGGCAGATAGAAGATGCAAAAGTGGTGAAGGATTTAAAATGTTACATAGTTTCAAACATtctgtttttgtgaaatttgttttgcCATGTCAGCTGAAACAAAGAAATTTCAACAAGGAGACAGTTTGAATACAATATACTGAATTTGCTATGTCATATTTTTATGCATGACTAAATGTCCAGAAACTTTGGTGCGTACAGTATATAAATAGATACCAATTTCTACTGTAGAGAGAACAGCAGTAAACCAAAATTTAAGCTTGTAAAGTCGGTTATGGCGCTGCACCTAGCCATCAAGTTGTGGTGTACATGAACCCATGCTTTGTTCACTGAAAGTCTGTTTTCCTCATTGTGAGTAAAGCTTAATATTAAAGGGAACAAACAGCCCCTATTGACAATTTAAAAATTCATGATGACCCCTATACAACCAAACTAAATAATATAGGGTGACCCCAAAGaatccagccccccccccctttcgaCGAAAGTGGCCAGCCCCTGGTCTTATGAATAATTTGCGGCACTCATAGCGCCGCCAGTGTCTGAGATATGACCTCGAGTTTCTATTTTAGTCATGCACGTGGTCGCGATCGTCCCCGTCCTTGACGGTGTTATTATGGCAGTATTGATTCCCCTTTTCCCGGCCATAGAAGTAGGAGCAGACACATACCTGCGCCTCGGCCTCTATCAATCATCACAATCTGTATCTTTCTTTTCAGCTCACGGCGTAAAAGTGACGCAGTTGCCGCCCCTGTCAATCCTGCACCAATGATAAGCACCCGACTACATGTACTCATCTCTTGCTGTGTTGAAACTGAATATCGTGTTCTACGATCGGAGTCAGGATTCGAAGGATATTCAGACATGGAAACAGCTAGGTCCACGTCCGGGAGCTCGATGTCATTCAGAAAATCTCAATCAACCGTTAATCGATGGTCGGCAAGCGGCTCTTAATGACTCTGTTTGCCCATTGAGTAATCAGTATAACTATTTAaacaaattcgaaaatttacgTGAAATTGTTGTCGTGTTCTAGGCTCTTGTCCAGTATGCTGCCACGGAATTACCTAGCGCACTGTGTCATTATTTTTTGTACATGATAATGGACATACAGCGTGGCCTTGCATTTGTTACCCGGCAGCctgtgtaaaacatacaaatatgagGGAGCGTTCAGGAATTACGGCAGGGGTGGATTGGCTACTTCTTCTTGCGCTTCCATCAGAAGAATAGAAACCCTTACCCATTcactcaaacatttttacaaccTGTCAGAAGACAAATATGTTGTTCTTGTGTAAAGGCTACCTGCACACTATGCGCCCGGCCCTTTCACGGGACGGAGACGGTGAAACTCCTAGCGAAGGGTCTGGGTCACATAGAATATAAGGCCTGACCCGAAGTCTTGTAGAGCTTTTAACATGTTTAAGAGATAGCTTTTAAGTCTGCCTCCATGCCATGAGAGTGCACTGGGGCAGGGGGACTCTCCAGTTTCGGAGA
Encoded here:
- the LOC139122693 gene encoding renalase-like isoform X2: MSTSRSPGDPKCTVDIGAQYITQTETYRLKHASFYEELLSRNIVRPLTGMIENERQCKEDYVNYVAPLGTNTVVKYFLDQADADVRYNQIVKRVDVTEENGRTYLKAETDSNDNVDSSKDLLYDAVVIAAPVPQALQVDGIIKQSLDESDELKTTLEEVNYSSRYALGLYFKPGTKFNVPWVGKYENSNPCVRWISLDASKRGMESDSVGPSMVVHTSVPFAQEYLKTRRYEVQPLVMRHLKDIFPDLPEPADIKCLRWKYSQVLKGVKGQPRALVVKETPSYMVLLGGDSFTNSNFDGCLSSATTLTEKLVAFLKSNSKH
- the LOC139122693 gene encoding renalase-like isoform X1, translating into MSEYPSNPDSDRRTRYSVSTQQEMSTCSRVLIIGAGLTGAATASLLRRELKRKIQIVMIDRGRGAGGRMSTSRSPGDPKCTVDIGAQYITQTETYRLKHASFYEELLSRNIVRPLTGMIENERQCKEDYVNYVAPLGTNTVVKYFLDQADADVRYNQIVKRVDVTEENGRTYLKAETDSNDNVDSSKDLLYDAVVIAAPVPQALQVDGIIKQSLDESDELKTTLEEVNYSSRYALGLYFKPGTKFNVPWVGKYENSNPCVRWISLDASKRGMESDSVGPSMVVHTSVPFAQEYLKTRRYEVQPLVMRHLKDIFPDLPEPADIKCLRWKYSQVLKGVKGQPRALVVKETPSYMVLLGGDSFTNSNFDGCLSSATTLTEKLVAFLKSNSKH